Proteins from a genomic interval of Caldicellulosiruptor diazotrophicus:
- a CDS encoding iron-containing alcohol dehydrogenase: MENLVFNYFIPTKILFGPGSLNRLKDENLPGKKALIVISAGTSMKKYGYLDRLTSILKEKKVDYVIFDKILPNPIKKHVMEGAKLAKEEGCDFVIGLGGGSSIDSAKSIAIMAKNDGDYWDYIVGGSGKGKFPSNGALPIVAITTTAGTGTEADPWTVITNEETNEKIGYGNQYTFPTLSVVDPELMLSVPPHLTAYQGFDAFFHAVEGYIAKIATPVSSMFALKSVELIAKYLPLCVKDGTNIEARTYVALANTLAGFVESTSSCTSEHSMEHALSAFYPDLPHGAGLIMLSEAYHTFFASKVPEKYVQLAKAMGVDVDSLPEDERPFAFVKTMKKLQEECGVGNLKMSDYGIKGNEIEKLADNAVKTMGGLFEVDPYKLSFEETVQIMKNAYK, translated from the coding sequence ATGGAAAACTTGGTTTTCAATTATTTTATACCCACAAAAATATTGTTTGGACCAGGAAGTTTGAACAGACTCAAAGACGAAAATTTGCCCGGAAAGAAAGCCTTGATTGTAATATCTGCTGGAACGTCTATGAAAAAGTATGGGTATTTAGACAGACTTACATCAATATTGAAAGAAAAGAAAGTTGATTATGTTATATTTGACAAGATTTTGCCAAATCCAATTAAAAAACATGTTATGGAAGGGGCAAAATTAGCAAAAGAAGAAGGCTGTGACTTTGTAATTGGTCTTGGTGGAGGAAGTAGCATCGACTCTGCAAAAAGCATTGCTATTATGGCAAAAAACGATGGTGATTACTGGGACTATATTGTTGGAGGTAGCGGAAAAGGTAAATTTCCATCAAACGGTGCACTTCCTATTGTGGCAATAACAACAACAGCTGGAACTGGAACAGAGGCTGACCCTTGGACTGTTATAACAAATGAAGAGACAAACGAGAAGATAGGTTATGGTAACCAGTACACATTCCCAACTTTGTCGGTTGTAGACCCAGAACTTATGTTGAGTGTTCCACCGCATTTGACAGCATATCAGGGGTTTGACGCTTTCTTCCATGCAGTCGAAGGGTATATTGCAAAGATTGCAACTCCGGTCAGTAGTATGTTTGCCCTCAAAAGCGTTGAGCTTATAGCAAAATACTTGCCTCTTTGTGTAAAAGATGGGACAAATATAGAGGCAAGAACATATGTTGCACTTGCAAACACTTTGGCAGGGTTTGTTGAGTCGACTTCCAGCTGTACATCAGAGCATTCAATGGAACATGCTCTCTCTGCATTTTACCCAGATTTGCCACACGGTGCAGGACTTATAATGCTATCTGAAGCATACCATACATTCTTTGCATCAAAAGTGCCTGAAAAATATGTTCAGCTTGCAAAGGCAATGGGTGTTGATGTGGATTCCTTGCCAGAGGATGAAAGACCATTTGCATTTGTCAAGACAATGAAAAAGCTTCAAGAAGAGTGTGGAGTTGGGAATTTAAAGATGTCTGACTATGGAATAAAAGGAAATGAAATAGAAAAGCTTGCTGACAACGCAGTAAAAACAATGGGTGGACTTTTTGAGGTTGACCCATATAAGCTTTCTTTTGAAGAAACTGTGCAGATAATGAAAAATGCATATAAATAA